The following proteins are encoded in a genomic region of Oncorhynchus kisutch isolate 150728-3 linkage group LG6, Okis_V2, whole genome shotgun sequence:
- the dhx29 gene encoding ATP-dependent RNA helicase DHX29, producing MGGKKKKSATVPTVQPVAAGNNVPAAGNGVADPATTGKKQKPTPAKAAVKDIKPKGPKTYSLTNTAQVDTGGVTDKSILKVVIQTDLEKKIIKLINDFRQENGDKGPISGRLTNKKLLDLYLALQKFKFKTEHIEEAMKSSVLYGGDLHSALDWLCLNLNDEELPAGFSQRMQEENHETKPKFKPAPQAPEPESPKEPKKEPAKVPVKDEGASVKEWILRYAEQSSEESSEEEEEQSGKKTRNPELDEKFDPNDRYLVLTAQLYDAKEMAATAKAKKDKGGQRTAQDRIRVIQQEMKPLESHPMFNTVIKVVDTPKIEEKKPPAPTEGKEELAFGLFEQAEKETPPPAEKTAKNNEPKDIRNFDYTARSWTGKSPKQFLIDWVRKNLPKSPAPSFQKVAAGRYWKCRVRVQRLDDVLEFCPNILTEDGMQAQHLGATLAIYNLCKGQSVHMLIPPTYREVWLEWRDSEQAEEEELRTAINKPRDQFITRLLTRLKQQQPQKKCPSPQPGLQGAGDELEDDWESLANLEEEEDPGKTITPKERGGGVAEVAARALLLKLRGSALSRRLQMDREQLPVFQHRVRVMEALRRNRVVVVAGETGSGKSTQIPQFILEELLTGGAAAQPCNIVVTQPRRISAMSLASRVSQELGCDDGPGSKSSLCGYQIRMENKSSDSTRLLYCTTGVLLRKLQQDHMLSSLTHIIVDEVHERSVQSDFLLTILKDVVQKRSNLHLVMMSATVDCDKFAAYFNRCPIVNIPGRTFPVEVFHLEDIVEETGYVLEKDSEYSQKILEEEEEVNINFTQKGGKSMQHQEFIVKDSGSGWDLGPDLDHFSSRTRHALQYMNPNKINMELVLDLLDYLDKSPQFAVVDGAVLVFLPGLAHIQQLYDLLSTDKRFRGKDRYKLVALHSTLSSKDQAAAFTVPPTGVRKIVLSTNIAETGVTIPDVVFVIDTGKTKENKYHESSQMSSLVETFVSKASALQRQGRAGRVRDGFCFRLYPKFRFQAFMDYSIPEILRVPLEELCLHIMKCEYGSPEEFLCRALDAPQPQSVSNAVCLLRRIGACIPEGHALTPLGHHLATLPVNVKIGKMLIFGAILGCLDPIATIAAAISEKSPFATPMNQKDQANLAKAALAVANSDHLTIYNAYLGWKNIRSEGYRAEMAYCRKHFLNRTALITIEDIKQELMRMMDQAGFSGSSRSGRGPPSRDRSDPRGPQAPLTPLGKPQICVLNAVLTAGLYDSVGRILYTPSVDVLDRVACSVETAQGKAQVHPSSVNRCLQTRGWLLFQEKVKYSKIYLRDTTLISPFPMLLFGGDIDVQHRERLISLDGWIHFQAPVRIGVIFKHLRKLIDSLLEKKLENPRMNLEDEKTIQLIIELIKMENVF from the exons ATGGGTGGAAAGAAGAAGAAATCAGCCACTGTCCCTACAGTCCAACCAGTAGCAGCAGGCAACAATGTTCCTGCTGCTGGAAACGGCGTGGCTGACCCTGCTACTACTGGGAAAAAGCAGAAGCCAACTCCTGCTAAAGCTGCTGTGAAAGATATCAAGCCAAAAG GTCCAAAGACCTACAGCCTCACAAACACAGCACAAGTGGACACAGGAGGAGTCACTGACAAGTCTATACTCAAA GTTGTCATTCAAACAGACTTggagaagaagatcatcaaactGATCAATGATTTCAGGCAAGAGAATGGAGACAAAGGACCGATATCAGGAAGACTCACCAACAAGAAACTGCTG GATCTCTACTTAGCTCTGCAGAAGTTCAAGTTTAAGACGGAGCACATTGAGGAAGCCATGAAAAGCAGTGTGTTGTATGGAGGAGACCTGCACTCTGCCCTCGACTGGCTTTGCCTGAACCTGAACGATG aggaGCTGCCAGCAGGTTTCAGTCAGAGGATGCAGGAAGAGAACCATGAGACCAAGCCAAAGTTTAAGCCTGCACCCCAAGCACCCGAACCTGAGTCTCCCAAAGAGCCTAAGAAAGAGCCTGCAAAG GTGCCTGTGAAGGATGAGGGAGCCAGTGTGAAGGAGTGGATCCTTAGATACGCAGAGCAGTCCAGTGAGGAGAGCAGcgaagaagaggaggagcagagtgggAAGAAGACACGGAACCCAGAACTGGATGAGAAGTTTGATCCG AACGACCGGTACCTGGTGCTCACTGCACAGCTGTACGATGCCAAGGAGATGGCTGCTACAGCCAAGGCTAAGAAGGACAAAGGAGGACAGAGGACTGCACAGGACAGAATCAGAGTCATACAGCAag AGATGAAGCCATTAGAATCCCATCCTATGTTCAACACAGTGATAAAAGTTGTAGACACGCCCAAAATCGAGGAGAAGAAACCACCTGCTCCAACTGAGGGCAAGGAAGAACTGGCATTCGGCCTGTTTGAACAAGCTGAAAAGGAAACGCCCCCTCCCGCAGAGAAAA CAGCGAAAAATAATGAGCCTAAAGACATCCGTAACTTTGACTACACGGCTCGCAGCTGGACCGGCAAGTCCCCCAAACAGTTCCTGATTGACTGGGTCAGGAAGAACCTCCCTAAGAGCCCTGCTCCCTCCTTCCAGAAGGTTGCTGCTGGGAGATACTGGAAGTGCAG GGTTCGGGTTCAGAGACTGGATGATGTTTTGGAGTTTTGTCCCAATATTCTCACTGAGGATGGCATGCAGGCTCAGCACCTGGGTGCAACACTGGCCATCTACAACCTATGTAAAGGACAG TCAGTCCATATGTTGATCCCTCCCACGTACCGTGAGGTGTGGCTGGAGTGGCGGGACAGCGagcaggcagaggaggaggagctcCGCACAGCCATCAACAAACCCCGAGACCAGTTCATCACCCGACTGCTGACCCGGCTGAAGCAGCAGCAACCCCAGAAGAAGTGTCCTTCTCCCCAGCCAGGGCTGCAGGGAGCTGGGGACGAGCTCGAGGATGACTGGGAGAGCCTGGCCaacctggaggaagaggaggacccaGGGAAAACCATTACCCCgaaggagagaggtggtggggtTGCAGAGGTGGCGGCTCGGGCCCTTCTTCTGAAGCTCCGTGGCTCGGCCCTGTCCAGGCGGTTACAG atggacagagagcagCTCCCGGTGTTCCAGCACCGCGTGCGGGTTATGGAGGCTCTGCGACGCAACCGTGTGGTGGTGGTAGCGGGGGAGACGGGCAGCGGGAAGAGTACCCAGATCCCCCAGTTTATCCTAGAGGAGCTTCTGACTGGGGGAGCTGCTGCACAGCCCTGTAACATAGTGGTCACCCAGCCACGCAGGATCTCTGCCATGAGTCTGGCCAGCAGGGTGTCTCAGGAGCTGGGCTGTGACGATGGGCCTGGATCCAAG TCGTCGCTGTGCGGGTACCAGATCCGGATGGAGAACAAGTCTTCGGACTCGACCCGTCTTCTGTACTGCACCACCGGGGTTCTCCTCAGGAAGCTGCAGCAGGACCACATGCTCAGCTCTCTGACCCACATCATAGTGGACGAG GTCCATGAACGCAGCGTCCAGTCTGATTTCCTGCTGACCATCCTGAAGGACGTGGTCCAGAAACGGTCCAACCTGCACCTGGTCATGATGAGCGCCACGGTCGACTGTGATAAGTTCGCTGCCTACTTCAACCGCTGTCCTATAGTCAACATCCCTGGCAGAACCTTCCCTGTGGAG GTGTTCCATCTGGAGGACATAGTGGAGGAGACAGGCTATGTCCTGGAGAAGGACTCTGAATACAGCCAGAAgatcctggaggaggaggaggaggtcaacATCAACTTCACGCAGAAAGGAGGGAAGAGCATGCAGCACCAG GAGTTTATTGTGAAAGActcaggctctggctgggaccTGGGTCCTGACCTGGACCACTTCAGCAGCCGGACCCGCCACGCCCTGCAGTACATGAACCCCAACAAAATCAACATGGAACTGGTCCTGGACTTGCTCGACTACCTGG ATAAGTCTCCTCAGTTTGCAGTGGTGGATGGAGCTGTTCTGGTGTTCCTCCCAGGTCTGGCCCACATCCAACAGCTTTATGACCTGCTCTCCACAGACAAGAGGTTCCGTGGCAAAGACAG GTACAAACTGGTAGccctgcactccacactgtcatCTAAGGACCAGGCTGCTGCATTTACAGTGCCCCCTACTGGAGTTAGAAAG ATTGTGCTGTCCACAAACATAGCGGAAACTGGAGTAACAATACCTGATGTTGTGTTCGTTATTGATACCGGAAAGACCAAAGAAAACAAGTACCATGAGAGTAGCCAGATGAGTTCCCTGGTGGAGACGTTTGTCAGCAAGGCCAGCGCCCTCCAGAGGCAAGGCAGAGCAGGACGCGTGCGGGACGGCTTCTGCTTCCGCCTGTACCCCAAATTCAG GTTTCAGGCTTTCATGGATTACTCCATACCAGAGATACTGAGGGTTCCACTGGAGGAGCTGTGTCTTCATATCATG AAATGTGAGTATGGCTCTCCAGAGGAGTTCCTGTGTCGAGCCCTAGACGCGCCCCAGCCCCAGTCTGTGAGTAACGCCGTGTGCCTGCTCCGGAGGATCGGAGCGTGTATACCGGAGGGCCACGCCCTCACCCCGCTGGGTCACCATCTCGCCACCTTGCCTGTCAACGTCAAGATCGGCAAGATGCTCATCTTTGGTGCCATCTTGGGCTGCCTGGACCCCATT GCGACTATAGCAGCAGCGATCTCTGAGAAGTCTCCCTTTGCCACACCCATGAACCAGAAGGATCAGGCTAACCTGGCTAAAGCTGCCCTGGCTGTAGCAAACTCAGATCACCTGACTATCTACAATGCTTACctggg GTGGAAGAACATACGCAGTGAGGGATATCGAGCCGAAATGGCCTACTGCAGGAAACACTTCCTGAACCGTACCGCCCTCATCACCATAGAG GACATCAAACAGGAGCTGATGCGTATGATGGACCAGGCTGGATTCTCTGGTTCCTCCAGGTCCGGTCGAGGACCACCTTCCCGGGATCGGTCTGACCCCAGGGGTCCCCAGGCTCCCCTCACCCCCCTTGGTAAGCCTCAGATCTGTGTCCTGAACGCGGTGCTGACGGCAGGACTGTATGACAGCGTGGGGCGGATCCTCTACACTCCCTCTGTGGACGTCCTGGACCGGGTGGCGTGCTCTGTGGAGACTGCCCAGGGGAAGGCCCAAGTCCACCCCTCCTCTGTCAACCGCTGCCTGCAGACACGCGGCTGGCTGCTCTTCCAGGAGAAG GTAAAATACTCTAAGATCTACCTGCGGGACACGACGCTGATCTCTCCCTTCCCCATGCTACTGTTTGGAGGGGACATCGACGTACAACACCGGGAGAGACTCATCTCTCTGGATGGATGGATACACTtccag gcccCAGTGAGGATAGGAGTGATCTTTAAACATCTGAGGAAGCTCATAGACTCACTACTGGAGAAGAAGCTGGAGAACCCAAGGATGAATCTAGAAG ATGAGAAGACCATCCAGTTGATAATAGAACTGATAAAGATGGAGAATGTCTTCTGA